The nucleotide sequence CCATCCTGTCGGAGCGCATCCGGAACCTGACCGAGCACCTGCAGGGCCACAAGAAGGACTTCCACTCCCGCCGTGGTCTGCTGGTCATGGTCGGCCAGCGCCGTCGTCTTCTCGACTATCTGAAGAAGAAGGACAACGGCCGCTACGCCGCGCTCATCGAGCGCCTGGGCCTGCGTCGCTGACGCGTTTCCGAAAAGCGTTGACCCGTGCGAATCGGGTGTGATTCCCTGATTCGCATGGTTTATGGAGGGTCCGATGGCATCTGCTCAGCGGACCGGTTGGATAGAGGGGTTTTCGAAGCTCCTTCCCAACTGGAAGATTCGGAACAATTCACCGCCGTTCTCGGCTACCGAATATCGGAAGGCCGATCAGGTGAACCGACGCCATAACAAGGCCGCCATGGAGCGTGTTTTCCAGCGCATCGAGGAAAGCTGCGGCGAGCCCAAGAAGTGACTGCTTTTCGGTAGGAAAGGGCGGGCGGTGGAAATCACCGTCCGCCTATTTCTCATCCCACGGATGCCTGTATGGATATTGCGGCCCCTGACATCACAGAGAAAATCGAGGAACGCCGTGACCTTCTGGCGGCGACTGCCCAATATGTGTGCCGGGATCTCAATACGAGCGTGCGCAATCGCCGGGGGATGTTGGGGAGTTATACTATTTCAATATAAAAAATTTAGAGTACATTTCAACTCGTTACTTCGAATCGGTCGACCGGTTCAAGAAAGACAATGATATTGAGAGCAGCCTGATCAACAAGCCCAAGCAGGCTGCGTTGATGGTGGCGCACATCCTGCGGGAACAGCCTATCCTGGCGCAGAAAAATGTTCCCGACACCGTGCATCTTTCTTTCGCCAACAGTTGGTATGCCTATATTGTCGCACTCGACCTGATTGGTGTCGACGTCGATACGGTGGATGATGGCGTGGCGTCGGAACTGCAATTTCATTTGAGGAATAATTTCGACAGCATGTCCGGAGCCGTGTTCGAACGTACGACGATCCTGATGATGGATCTGGTCATGCGGGCCTATGGACGCCGCGCCCGCTGGTCGGGCGGAGCGGCGGGCTCAAGCTTGGCCCGGCGACTGTGGCCGCAGCGGCGCAAGGCGAGGACGGGCGGCTGGTGACCGTTCTGGACGCGGGCAGGGACCGGGTGGCCGACATCTCCGGTTCCCGCCTGTTTCTCTGCGAGGTCTTACGACTGGTGGCCTCGGCCCAAGCCGGCAATCCGGCCGTCTTGGGTGTCGGATGGAAGGAAAAGCAGCATGTTCAAAGTCTACCGTAAAGAAATCGAGTGGGGCGGGCGCAAGCTGACGTTCGAGACGGGCAGGATCGCCCGTCAGGCCGACGGTGCCGTTCTGGTCACCTATGGCGAGACTACCGTCCTGTGCACGGCCGTCGCCGCCAAGTCGCCGAAGCCGGGCGTCGATTTCTTCCCTCTGACGGTCAACTACCAGGAGAAGGCCTTCGCGGCGGGCAAGATCCCCGGCGGCTTCTTCAAGCGTGAAGGCCGCCCGACCGAGAAGGAGACGCTGGTCAGCCGTCTGATCGACCGGCCGATCCGTCCGCTCTTCGCCGACGGCTTCCGCAACGAGACCCAGGTCATCTGCACCGTGCTGAGCCACGACCTGGAGAACGACGCGGACATCGTGTCGATGGTCGGCACCTCGGCCGCCCTCACCCTGTCGGGCATCCCCTTCCTGGGTCCGATCGGCGCCGCCCGCGTCGGCTATGTCGACGGCGAGTATGTGCTGAACCCGACCATGGACGCCATCGAGGGCTCGGCGCTCGACCTCGTCGTCGCCGGCACCACCGAAGGCGTGCTGATGGTCGAGTCGGAAGCCAAGGAGCTGACCGAGGAGGTCATGCTCGGCGCCGTCATGTTCGGCCACAAGAACTTCCAGCCGGTCATCCAGGCGATCATCGACCTCGCCGAGGAATGCGCCAAGGAGCCGTGGGACCTGCCGGAGCCGGCCTACGACCGCGCCGCCCTCAAGGCGAAGCTGCGCGAGACCGTCGGCGCCGACGTCGAGGCGGCCTACACCGAGACGGTGAAGCAGGTCCGCTACGAGAAGATCGGCGCCGCCAAGGCCAAGGCGGTCGAGGCGCTGGCCGAGTCCTTCGAGGCCCAGGCGATCGCCTCCGAGTTCAAGGAGCTCGAGGCCGACATCCTGCGCGGCGCGGTGCTGAAGACCGGCCGCCGCATCGACGGCCGTGACACCAAGACCGTCCGCCCGATCGTGTCCGAGGTCGGCGTGCTGCCGCGCGCCCACGGTTCCGCCCTGTTCACCCGCGGCGAGACGCAGGCCCTGGTGGTCACCACGCTCGGCACCACCCAGGACGAGCAGATCATCGACGCGCTGGAAGGCGAGTACCGCGAGCACTTCATGCTCCACTACAACTTCCCGCCCTACTCGGTGGGCGAGGCCGGCCGCATGGGCTCGCCGGGCCGCCGCGAGATCGGCCACGGGAAGCTGGCGTGGCGCGCCATCCACCCGCTGCTGCCGTCGAAGGAAGAGTTCCCCTACACGCTGCGCGTGGTGTCGGAAGTCACGGAGTCCAACGGCTCCTCCTCGATGGCGACGGTCTGCGGCTCGTCGCTGTCGCTGATGGACGCCGGCGCTCCGCTGCCCCGTCCGGTGGCCGGCATCGCCATGGGCCTGATCAAGGAAGACACCGGCTTCGCCGTCCTGTCGGACATCCTGGGTGACGAGGATCACCTGGGCGACATGGACTTCAAGGTGGCCGGCACCGAGAAGGGCGTCACGGCGCTGCAGATGGACATCAAGATCACCTCGATCACCGAGGAGATCATGAAGATCGCGCTCGCCCAGGCCAAGGACGGCCGCCTGCACATCCTCGGCGAGATGGCGAAGGCCCTCACCGGCGCCCGCGAGGGTGTCAACGAGAACGCCCCGCGCATCACCGTCATCACCATCCCGAAGGAGAAGATCCGCGACGTGATCGGCTCCGGCGGCAAGGTGATCCGCGAGATCGTCGAGCAGACCGGCGCCAAGATCGACATCGAGGACGACGGCACCGTCAAGGTGTCGGCGGTCGACCAGAAGAAGTCGGACGCCGCCATCGACTGGATCAAGGGCATCGTCGCCGAGCCGGAACTGAACGTGGTCTATACCGGCAAGGTCGTGAAGGTCGTCGATTTCGGCGCCTTCGTGAACTTCCTGGGCTCGCGCGACGGCCTCGTCCACATCTCCGAGCTGGCGCAGCAGCGCGTCGGCAAGGTGTCGGACGTCGTCAAGCAGGGCGACGAGGTGAAGGTCAAGGTCATCGGCTTCGACGACCGCGGCAAGGTCAAGCTGTCGATGAAGCAGGTCGACCAGGCCACCGGCGAGGACCTGACCAAGAAGGCCGAGTAACCGGCCGGCAGGATATCCGGTCCTTCCCCGCAGGGGCGAAGGACCGGTCCGGAGGAAAGGCGCCGCAAGGCGCCTTTTTTCGTGCCCATGGGCCGGACGCAGGGCGGCCCTGCGGCTGTTCGGGCGCTAAAGTTCTTCGTCTGTTCACGCCTCGCCTGTATCTTCCGGCGCGAACTCCCGTTCCCGCCCCCGAAACCCTGCGTAGGCGACCCGTGCCCCCCTGTCTGCCCGTCCTTGCATCCCGCCGTGCGGAGTCGCTTCGTCCGTCGTCCTGCCGGGGCCGGCGGCCATGCTGACCGCTCATATCGCGGCGCTGGGGGCGGCGCTCTGCTGGGCGGCGGGCGGGCTGATCGCCATCGGGCCGGTGCGGGCCATCGGGTCGCTCGCCTTCAACCGGCTGCGGCTCGCCATCGTCGGCGCCGGGCTGACGGTCGCCGCCAGCGTCATGGGCGTCTGGCACACGCTGGAGGCGGAGGCGGCGCTGCGTCTGGCCGCCTCGGCGCTGGCCGGCATCGTGATGGGCGACTTGGCGCTCTTCTGGTCGCTGTCCCGGCTGGGGCCGCGGCGCAATGTCGTGATCTACGCCACCAACGCGCCGCTGACCGCCCTGCTGGGCTGGCTGGTGCTGGGCGAGACGCTGGGGCCGACGACCGTCCTGGGGATCGGCTTCGTCACCATGGGCGTGATGCTGGCGGTCGCCCTGCGGTCCGGCAACGGCCATGCCTGGGAGGCGGTGCAGGGCAGCCTGCTGGCCGGCGTGGCGGTCTGCCTGGTGGCGGCGCTGGGGCAGGCGACCGGCTCGATCATCGCCAAGCCGGCGATGGCGACGGGCGTGCATCCCATCGCGGCGGCGGCGGTCCGCACCGTCACGGCCGCGGGCGCCATGCTGGTCCTCGGCCTGCTGTTCCGCGAGCGCATGGCGGCGGGCGGCAGCCTCACGCCGCGCATCGCCCTGCTGACGGCGGTCAACGGCTTCATCGGCGTCGGCATGGGCGCCACGCTGATCATGGTCGCGCTCAGCTACGGCAATGCCGGCGTGGTCGCCACCCTGTCGGCGATGAGCCCGGTGCTGATCCTGCCGATGCTGTGGGCGTTGACGCGGCAGCGGCCGGGGCTCGGCGCCTGGGTCGGGGCGGCCATCGCGGTCGCCGGGGTCGGGCTGATCGTCAATCGCTGAGCCGATCGGCCGTCCGGCGCGTCACCGGGCGGGTTCGGCGGGGGACAGCGCCTCGTCCAGCGCCGTCATCGCCCGGTGCAGGGCGGCCTGGATCTCGAGCGTCAGCGCGGGAGCATCCGGCCGGTCCTGCTCGCAGGCATGCTGCAGCGAGCGGCTGATGCGCGAAAGTTCCACCAGTCCCAGATTGCCGGCCAGCGAGACCATGGCGTGGGCATCGAAGCCGGCGCTCTGCCGGTCCCCGGCCGAGCGGATGCGTTCGACGCGGCTGGTCAGCTCGGACAGCGTGCTGGCGACGAAGCGGGGCAGCGCTTCGTCGCCCAGCGTCTCGGCCAGCGCGTCGAGCACCGACCGGTTCAGGACCGGCTCGGCCGGCGCCGGGGCGGGCTGCGGAATGGCCTCGGCCGCCGCCTCGCCGCCGGCGTCCCGGCTGCCCAGCCAGCGGTCGACCGCGGCCAGCAGGGCCTCGCGCTCGATCGGCTTGGTCACATGGTCGTTCATGCCGGCGTCGATGCAGAGCTGGAGCTGTTCGGCCAGGGCATTGGCGGTCAGGGCGATGATCGGGATGCGGCTCCTGGCGTCGGCCAGCGAACGGATCGTCGTGGTGGCCTGCAGCCCGTCCATCCGCGGCATCTGCATGTCCATCAGCACGAGGTCGAAGGCGCCCTTCTCCACCGCTTCCACGGCGGCCAGCCCGTCCTCCACCACCTCCACCGTGTGGCCGGCCTTGCAGAGGATGGAGGAGGTGACGATCTGGTTCATCGGCACGTCCTCGGCCAGCAGGATCCGGCCGGTGCGCCGCGGTAGCGGTCCCGCCGGGCTGGCGGCGCTCCGCACCTCGTCGGCCAGCGGCAGCGGCAGCTCGAACCAGAAGGTGCTGCCGATGCCCACGCTGCTCTCGAAGCCGATCCGGCCGCCCATCAGCTCCGACAGCTGCTTGGAGATGATCAGGCCCAGGCCCGTGCCGCCGAAGCGCCGCGTGGTGGACCGGTCGCCCTGGCTGAAGCGCTGGAACAGGCTGGCGCGGTCGGCGACCGGGATGCCGGGGCCGGTGTCGCTGACCGAGAAGCGGACGCGCGTCACGCCCTGGCCGCCACCCGTCCCGTCCTCCGGTCCCGGATCGAGCATCCCGACCGAGACGAGGACCGAGCCGCGCCCGGTGAACTTGATGGCGTTGCCGACGAGGTTCAGCAGGATCTGGCGGATGCGCGCCTCGTCGCCGCGGACGTAGCGCGGCACCGCCTTGCCGATGGCGAGCTGCAGCAGGAGCCCCTTCTGCGAGGCGGCGTTGCTCATCAGGTCGCGGCAGTCGCGCATCAGCCGGTGCAGGTCGAACGAGCGCTCGTCGAGGTCCAGCCGCCCCGCCTCGATCTTCGAATAGTCCAGGATGTCGCCGATGATCGCCAGCAGCCCGCGCCCGGCCTCGCGCTGCAGGGCGACATACTGGCGCTGCTCGGCCGTCAGTTCGGTGCCGAGCAGCAGGTCGGCGAAGCCGATCACGCCGTTCAGCGGGGTGCGGATCTCGTGGCTCATCGCCGCGAGGAACTCCGACTTCACCCGGTTGGCCGCCTCGGCGTCGGACCGGGCGTCCTGCAGCTCGTCCTCGTAGCGCTTGCGCTCGGTGACGTCGCGGGCGGCCCCGACGATGGTGAAGGTGCCGTCGGTGTCCAGCGCCGGCCGCATGCTGGCCTCGACCCAGGCGAAATGGCCGTCGGCATGGCGGATGCGCGCGGTGATGGTGATGGGGGCGGAGGCCGCCTCCATGCCGGTGAAGGCCAGCGCCGCCGTCTCCAGGTCGTCGGGATGGATCAGCGCCGTCAGCGGCCGGCCGGTCACCGCCTCCGGCGCATAGCCCAGGATCTCGCGGACGGACGGGGAGACGTAGGCGACCGTGCCATCCGCCCGCATCACCACGATGATGTCCGTGACGTTGTCGGCGAGCAGCCGGTAGCGTGCCTCGCTCTCCGCCAGCCGCCGTTCGGAATCGCGGTGGCGCTGCTCGCGCAGCAGCAGGCCGCCCAGCACCAGCGTGCCGAAGGGAATGCCGGTGAGGAAGGCCAGGGCGGTCCGGCGGAACACGCCTTCCGCGACGTCCGCCGGCAGCAGCACGACGGTGCTGAGCGAGCACAGCGCCATGAGAAGGCCGAGAACCGGCAGGTCCCACCAGCTCACCGGCCG is from Azospirillum thermophilum and encodes:
- a CDS encoding DMT family transporter; its protein translation is MLTAHIAALGAALCWAAGGLIAIGPVRAIGSLAFNRLRLAIVGAGLTVAASVMGVWHTLEAEAALRLAASALAGIVMGDLALFWSLSRLGPRRNVVIYATNAPLTALLGWLVLGETLGPTTVLGIGFVTMGVMLAVALRSGNGHAWEAVQGSLLAGVAVCLVAALGQATGSIIAKPAMATGVHPIAAAAVRTVTAAGAMLVLGLLFRERMAAGGSLTPRIALLTAVNGFIGVGMGATLIMVALSYGNAGVVATLSAMSPVLILPMLWALTRQRPGLGAWVGAAIAVAGVGLIVNR
- the pnp gene encoding polyribonucleotide nucleotidyltransferase, which produces MFKVYRKEIEWGGRKLTFETGRIARQADGAVLVTYGETTVLCTAVAAKSPKPGVDFFPLTVNYQEKAFAAGKIPGGFFKREGRPTEKETLVSRLIDRPIRPLFADGFRNETQVICTVLSHDLENDADIVSMVGTSAALTLSGIPFLGPIGAARVGYVDGEYVLNPTMDAIEGSALDLVVAGTTEGVLMVESEAKELTEEVMLGAVMFGHKNFQPVIQAIIDLAEECAKEPWDLPEPAYDRAALKAKLRETVGADVEAAYTETVKQVRYEKIGAAKAKAVEALAESFEAQAIASEFKELEADILRGAVLKTGRRIDGRDTKTVRPIVSEVGVLPRAHGSALFTRGETQALVVTTLGTTQDEQIIDALEGEYREHFMLHYNFPPYSVGEAGRMGSPGRREIGHGKLAWRAIHPLLPSKEEFPYTLRVVSEVTESNGSSSMATVCGSSLSLMDAGAPLPRPVAGIAMGLIKEDTGFAVLSDILGDEDHLGDMDFKVAGTEKGVTALQMDIKITSITEEIMKIALAQAKDGRLHILGEMAKALTGAREGVNENAPRITVITIPKEKIRDVIGSGGKVIREIVEQTGAKIDIEDDGTVKVSAVDQKKSDAAIDWIKGIVAEPELNVVYTGKVVKVVDFGAFVNFLGSRDGLVHISELAQQRVGKVSDVVKQGDEVKVKVIGFDDRGKVKLSMKQVDQATGEDLTKKAE
- a CDS encoding hybrid sensor histidine kinase/response regulator, giving the protein MLGDTPSIAYSLAENIAASAFVVLAYTYIVRRPGHLGMAMPQLAMGVLMGLTAVYSMTHPIHFGRGDLFFDGRTALVGLAALFGGPLSAVLAAAIAMLYRIWVGGAGMVAGATSVVIAAAAGIAFTAWIRRRGRPVSWWDLPVLGLLMALCSLSTVVLLPADVAEGVFRRTALAFLTGIPFGTLVLGGLLLREQRHRDSERRLAESEARYRLLADNVTDIIVVMRADGTVAYVSPSVREILGYAPEAVTGRPLTALIHPDDLETAALAFTGMEAASAPITITARIRHADGHFAWVEASMRPALDTDGTFTIVGAARDVTERKRYEDELQDARSDAEAANRVKSEFLAAMSHEIRTPLNGVIGFADLLLGTELTAEQRQYVALQREAGRGLLAIIGDILDYSKIEAGRLDLDERSFDLHRLMRDCRDLMSNAASQKGLLLQLAIGKAVPRYVRGDEARIRQILLNLVGNAIKFTGRGSVLVSVGMLDPGPEDGTGGGQGVTRVRFSVSDTGPGIPVADRASLFQRFSQGDRSTTRRFGGTGLGLIISKQLSELMGGRIGFESSVGIGSTFWFELPLPLADEVRSAASPAGPLPRRTGRILLAEDVPMNQIVTSSILCKAGHTVEVVEDGLAAVEAVEKGAFDLVLMDMQMPRMDGLQATTTIRSLADARSRIPIIALTANALAEQLQLCIDAGMNDHVTKPIEREALLAAVDRWLGSRDAGGEAAAEAIPQPAPAPAEPVLNRSVLDALAETLGDEALPRFVASTLSELTSRVERIRSAGDRQSAGFDAHAMVSLAGNLGLVELSRISRSLQHACEQDRPDAPALTLEIQAALHRAMTALDEALSPAEPAR
- the rpsO gene encoding 30S ribosomal protein S15, producing the protein MSITPERKQELIKEYSRGTNDTGSPEVQVAILSERIRNLTEHLQGHKKDFHSRRGLLVMVGQRRRLLDYLKKKDNGRYAALIERLGLRR